From Ascochyta rabiei chromosome 12, complete sequence, the proteins below share one genomic window:
- a CDS encoding Ethanolamine-phosphate cytidylyltransferase translates to MTALQRRQSAKGEWIPAEGVWPVDPQHDVPVSQDRIWVDGCFDFAHHGHAGAMLQARQLGSELLVGVHSDEAILENKGPTVMRLNERIMAVEACRWATKAIPHAPYVTSLPWISHYGCHFVVHGDDITSDSDGKDCYRYVKAAGRFKVVKRTPGISTTDLVGRMLLCTKSHFIHSLEKRLSGDEGPGGDLERQKEGQEMLQRIKDYATDASGRAPGCDVWYWHASRPAKLRRTTTSNAATVTNEPRPGVARSETANSALGPVKEEKGKFHQLVQGKGVKPGQVVVYVDGGWDLFSSGHIEFLRKVTETEENAAEERGWFTDQAKADRLSRTGEDYGPVFLIAGIHDDDVINHWKGINYPIMNIFERGLCVLQCKYIHAAVFGAPFSLSKAFLLTLPYGTPIAVYHGITKFMPLTYDPYAVAKMLNIYREVANHQFQNVNAAEIVARIMKSRTLYEERQRKKGEKGAGEEAEKRRQEMEREQQRREVESQFGI, encoded by the exons ATGACCGCCCTGCAGCGTCGCCAGAGCGCAAAG GGAGAGTGGATTCCCGCAGAGGGCGTCTGGCCTGTGGACCCCCAGCACGACGTCCCCGTCTCCCAGGACCGCATCTGGGTAGACGGCTGCTTCGACTTTGCCCACCACG GCCATGCCGGCGCCATGCTGCAGGCCCGCCAGCTGGGCTCCGAGCTGCTCGTCGGCGTCCACTCGGACGAGGCCATCCTCGAGAACAAGGGCCCCACCGTCATGCGCCTGAACGAGCGCATCATGGCCGTCGAGGCCTGCCGCTGGGCCACAAAGGCCATCCCCCACGCCCCCTACGTCACCTCGCTGCCCTGGATCTCCCACTACGGCTGCCACTTTGTCGTCCACGGCGACGACATCACCTCCGACAGCGACGGCAAGGACTGCTACCGCTACGTCAAGGCCGCCGGCCGCTTCAAGGTCGTTAAGCGCACCCCGGGCATCTCCACCACCGATCTCGTCGGCCGCATGCTGCTGTGCACAAAGTCGCACTTTATACACTCGCTGGAGAAGCGCCTCTCCGGCGACGAGGGCCCCGGCGGCGACCTCGAGCGCCAGAAGGAGGGCCAGGAGATGCTGCAGCGCATCAAGGACTACGCCACCGACGCGAGCGGTCGCGCCCCCGGCTGCGACGTCTGGTACTGGCACGCTTCTCGCCCCGCCAAGCTGCGACGGACGACCACCAGCAACGCAGCCACGGTGACCAACGAACCGCGCCCGGGCGTGGCCAGGTCAGAGACCGCCAACTCAGCCCTTGGCCCCGTCAAGGAGGAAAAGGGTAAATTCCATCAACTCGTCCAGGGCAAGGGCGTCAAGCCCGGCCAGGTGGTCGTCTACGTCGACGGCGGCTGGGACCTGTTCTCCTCGGGCCACATCGAGTTCCTGCGCAAGGTCACCGAGACCGAGGAAAACGCCGCAGAAGAGCGCGGCTGGTTCACCGACCAGGCCAAGGCAGACAGACTCTCCAGGACAGGCGAGGACTACGGCCCCGTCTTCTTGATCGCAGGCATacacgacgacgacgtcaTCAACCACTGGAAAGGCATCAACTACCCCATCATGAACATCTTCGAGCGCGGCCTGTGTGTGCTGCAGTGCAAG TACATCCACGCTGCCGTCTTCGGCGCCCCCTTTTCGCTCTCCAAAGCCTTCCTGCTCACCCTCCCCTACGGCACCCCCATCGCCGTCTACCACGGCATCACCAAGTTCATGCCACTGACGTACGACCCCTATGCCGTCGCCAAGATGCTGAACATCTACCGCGAAGTCGCCAACCACCAGTTCCAGAACGTCAACGCGGCCGAGATTGTCGCGCGCATCATGAAGAGCAGAACGCTGTACGAGGAGCGGCAGCGCAAGAAGGGCGAAAAGGGCGCGGGCGAGGAGGCGGAGAAGAGGCGGCAGGAGATGGAGCGGGAGCAGCAGCGGAGGGAGGTCGAGAGCCAGTTCGGCATCTAG